One window of the Salvia miltiorrhiza cultivar Shanhuang (shh) chromosome 6, IMPLAD_Smil_shh, whole genome shotgun sequence genome contains the following:
- the LOC130989711 gene encoding uncharacterized protein LOC130989711, whose amino-acid sequence MIHHGGRWERSTYIDGEFFVAYIDSGTINRANLVDLIREGLGYRNETEYTLWYVTNINGIKAKVLLRGDMELLRWLADPREDPEVYVIEKGGSSGPDSNVSRNTMRGCTSAVHHDQRMPYHEEDDEEVFDEDYEEDEAESTSEDDVEDRRNELRHFSSDYQTASYVEHEHGSRDWDIPFPHIESILQLGWEEYHPIAYGLLEVGAIFRSKVELRIAIGIYHLEHYLEFATDRSTDSRAVYICKSGRKNCTFRLCAVEAATLWRITKLTLDHTCQADLNRVTTARSVSGEVAAYYFAKKLIDEKVVLRPKEMIAEMRSKYGVQMLYCFAVRTRQQAIERTYGDFNMSYVRLPSYLYLLKQRNPGTVYDLQTTREGVFCHMFVALGQSIRAFEQYLRPVIVIDGTHLKGKNRGVLFVAVTKDGNDQVFPLAIGLGPIENDESWTYFLYNLRRCYNPPEDLLIVSDQHKSIRNAVQAVYPNAFHGLCYHHLLKNLTPYGKTVATVFYEAAYSYRHEVFEKIFSLLHDASPDGAHRRLSQIGPERWARSKCPVQRYGFMTSNAAESFNSRLWWARRLPVCSLLESFRTLLEDWFDERRTSSESRDHVLTVSTFNKLSNSVQASLSLTVRATTGLVYKVEEDDQQYQVDLQNWTCECREFDEDKIPCKHAVAAIRWAGNGLNVYDFVHKYFKQYELTQTYAEHVSPIPHPSEWNVPGDVLSIYCSPPDPETLRQSGRPKMSRTRSTVEGLPSRRRQVCSRCNGTGHNRKKCTISIPVGGVDLNVPFQEAEFEETSQDPSHATDEPSHDTEEAQPTQRRRKKKRCSNCGEEGHDIRACPMPLRE is encoded by the exons ATGATACATCATGGCGGTCGTTGGGAGCGATCAACATATATAGATGGGGAATTCTTTGTTGCGTATATCGATTCCGGTACAATTAATCGTGCTAACCTCGTGGATCTTATTAGAGAGGGTTTGGGATATCGAAATGAGACCGAATATACGTTATGGTACGTCACAAACATCAATGGTATTAAAGCAAAAGTTCTATTGAGGGGAGATATGGAGTTGCTTCGATGGTTAGCAGATCCTAGAGAGGATCCAGAAGTTTATGTGATTGAGAAAGGCGGTTCTTCCGGCCCCGATAGTAATGTGAGCCGCAACACTATGAGAGGATGTACCTCGGCTGTACATCATGATCAAAGAATGCCGTatcatgaggaagatgatgaagagGTATTCGATGAGGATTATGAGGAAGATGAAGCAGAGTCTACATCTGAAGACGATGTGGAAGATCGTCGCAATGAGTTGCGACATTTTTCATCGGATTATCAGACTGCAAGCTATGTTGAGCATGAACATGGCTCGCGCGATTGGGATATTCCATTTCCGCACATTGAAAGTATATTACAGTTGGGGTGGGAAGAGTATCATCCAATAGCCTACGGACTGCTCGAGGTAGGGGCCATATTTCGATCCAAAGTAGAGTTGAGGATAGCTATAGGAATTTATCATTTGGAGCACTATCTAGAGTTTGCAACCGATCGTTCTACAGATTCTCGTGCAGTGTACATATGCAAGAGTGGTAGGAAGAACTGCACTTTTAGATTATGTGCAGTAGAGGCTGCAACTCTTTGGAGAATTACTAAGTTGACATTGGATCACACATGTCAGGCGGATTTGAATCGTGTTACTACAGCACGGTCTGTGAGTGGCGAGGTGGCTGCATATTATTTTGCCAAAAAATTAATCGATGAGAAGGTTGTTTTGAGGCCAAAGGAGATGATTGCTGAGATGCGTAGTAAGTATGGCGTTCAAATGCTATATTGCTTCGCAGTCAGAACTAGGCAGCAGGCGATAGAGAGAACGTATGGTGACTTCAATATGTCATATGTGAGGCTTCCATCGTATCTTTATCTATTGAAACAACGTAATCCAGGGACTGTTTATGATTTGCAGACGACTCGTGAGGGAGTGTTCTGCCACATGTTTGTTGCCCTCGGGCAAAGTATTCGGGCTTTTGAGCAGTATCTTCGACCGGTGATTGTAATAGACGGAACCCACTTGAAGGGAAAGAACAGAGGAGTGTTATTTGTTGCTGTGACAAAGGATGGGAACGATCAAGTGTTTCCTCTAGCAATTGGCCTCGGACCAATAGAGAACGATGAGTCGTGGACTTATTTTCTCTACAATCTACGGCGGTGTTACAATCCTCCAGAAGATTTATTAATTGTGAGTGACCAACATAAAAGCATTCGGAATGCAGTTCAAGCCGTGTATCCAAATGCATTCCATGGACTGTGTTATCACCATCTGTTGAAGAATCTAACGCCCTATGGGAAGACAGTGGCCACGGTCTTCTATGAAGCAGCATATTCTTATCGTCACGAAGTGTTCGAAAAAATTTTTTCATTGCTGCACGACGCTAGTCCGGATGGAGCTCACCGACGACTTTCTCAAATTGGACCGGAGAGGTGGGCTAGGTCAAAGTGTCCGGTGCAACGCTATGGATTTATGACGTCTAATGCAGCGGAATCGTTTAACTCTCGGTTGTGGTGGGCTAGGCGTTTACCAGTGTGCTCTTTACTTGAATCGTTTCGCACACTTTTGGAGGATTGGTTTGACGAGCGACGTACATCGTCTGAATCGAGAGATCATGTGTTAACGGTGTCTACGTTCAACAAGCTATCTAATTCTGTGCAAGCAAGTCTCTCTCTTACTGTTCGAGCCACCACCGGACTTGTGTATAAAGTTGAAGAGGATGATCAACAATATCAAGTCGATCTTCAGAATTGGACTTGTGAGTGTCGAGAGTTTGATGAGGATAAAATTCCATGCAAGCATGCGGTTGCCGCTATAAG GTGGGCGGGCAATGGTTTGAATGTGTACGATTTCGTACACAAATATTTCAAACAATATGAGTTGACACAAACTTATGCCGAACATGTTAGTCCAATACCACATCCGAGTGAATGGAATGTGCCAGGAGATGTCTTATCAATCTATTGTAGTCCACCCGATCCGGAGACTCTACGTCAGTCTGGGCGTCCAAAGATGAGTCGTACTCGgtcaacagttgaaggactaccCTCACGACGGCGTCAAGTGTGCTCTAGGTGTAATGGAACGGGACACAATAGAAAAAAATGCACAATATCTATCCCTGTGGGTGGGGTGGATTTGAATGTTCCATTTCAAGAAGCAGAGTTTGAGGAAACTTCTCAGGATCCTTCTCATGCCACAGATGAACCATCTCATGATACGGAGGAAGCACAACCGACCCAGAGACGTCGGAAGAAAaaaagatgtagcaattgtggAGAAGAGGGTCATGATATTAGAGCATGTCCAATGCCCCTCCGTGAATAA